From Slackia heliotrinireducens DSM 20476:
GCCCTCGCGGACCCAGAAGTACCAGAACACGGCGAAGTTGAGGACCATGAAGGACGTCAGAGCGCCGAAGTTGACCAGCGTGGTGAGCTTCTCAACACCCAGGAAGGTGAGGACCAGAGCAATGCCGCCGATGAAGAAGGAGGCCAGCCACGGGGTCTGATACTTGGGATGAACCTTGCCGAAGAAGCTCGGGATGACCTTGTCGCGGCCCATGCCGTAAAGCAGGCGGGAAGCGGCCAGCTGAGCGTTCATGATGTTGGCAACGCCGATGGCGAGAATGTTGACAACCAACAGGATGATGTAGAAGGCCTGGCCGCCGACGGCAGCGCCGGTCTGGAAGAATGCGGTGTCAACGTTGAAGCCCGGGGTGTCCAGAGGCATAGCCAGAGCTGCGAAGTAGGTCTGCAGCATGAAGCAGATAACGATGATGAACAGGGCGATCAGGATGCCGCGGCCGATGTTCTTCTCGGGATGCTCGGTCTCTTCAGCCAGCGTGGAGATGCCGTCGAAGCCTAGGAAGTTCAGGCAGGCGATGGAGCACGCAGCTGCGATGAAGCTAGGCGTGACCTTGCCGGGCTGCCAGATCGGGTCGAGGTTGAACTCGCCCGTGCCGCCGCCACCGGAGATGTAGCCGATGGCCAGGACGACGAAGGCGATGACAATCAGGATTTCGACTGCGAAGAAGACGTAGTCGATGCCCTTGGTCATGCCGATGCCGCGGATGTTGACGAAGGTGTTGAACGCGATGAAGGCGACGATCCACACCCAAGGCACCCAAGCGGCCTGGAAGCCGAACAGCGCGTCAACCAGAGCAACGCCCCAGTTGCCGACCATGGTGTACAGCAGTGCAGGAGCGATGCAGTAGTCCAGAAGAATCAGCCAGCCAGAAAGGAAACCGATGTGGGGATTGATGCCGCGCTGCACGTAGGAGTACACGGAACCCGCGATGGGGAACTTGTTGGACATGGCCATGTAGGACAGAGCCGTGAAAAAGATGGCGCAGAAGCCAACCAGATACACGAGCGTCGGCATGCCGCCGCCGTCCGCCATGACGTAGCCGTAGATCGAATGGGGCGCAATGATGACCATGAACAGAACGCCGTAGAGAACGACGTCGGGCAAGGTCAGGCCACGCCTCAATTCCTGCTTGTATCCGAAGGATTCGAGTTGACGAACCTCGGAGCTTTTTTCTGCCATTTCTCCTCCTTAGTAGATGATACTAACGGCAGCATCTTTCGGCGGATGAGATCAGCTTCCATCGAAAGATGCTGAGCTAGGGGCTATGGCGCCACCCCCTAGCAGTTATGTATGGTCAGCCGTAACCGGCCGGAACCCAAAGCAACGAAGACTACCAGGTGAACCCGTAAGCTTCAACAACGCGACGCGGAACCACAAAACGAGCAGTTTTCTGCGGGTCGACGATCTGGCTTACCTGAACGTCGGCGCACAGCGACAGCAGCATGACCAGGTCCTCGGTGGAGATGCCTTCGCAGCGCTCGCTGAGGATGCGGACCATATCGTGAACGGCCGTGTCGCAAGCGGCGTCCAGAGAAGGTTCGGAAGCGATGGTGCAGAACTGGGTGTCGTTCAGCAACGCCGGGTTGGTAAGGGAGCGGTCCTTGAGCACCTCGAAGGAAGCCGTGACCCACGAAGCGATTTCGGCGCCGGAGACGCT
This genomic window contains:
- a CDS encoding APC family permease; the encoded protein is MAEKSSEVRQLESFGYKQELRRGLTLPDVVLYGVLFMVIIAPHSIYGYVMADGGGMPTLVYLVGFCAIFFTALSYMAMSNKFPIAGSVYSYVQRGINPHIGFLSGWLILLDYCIAPALLYTMVGNWGVALVDALFGFQAAWVPWVWIVAFIAFNTFVNIRGIGMTKGIDYVFFAVEILIVIAFVVLAIGYISGGGGTGEFNLDPIWQPGKVTPSFIAAACSIACLNFLGFDGISTLAEETEHPEKNIGRGILIALFIIVICFMLQTYFAALAMPLDTPGFNVDTAFFQTGAAVGGQAFYIILLVVNILAIGVANIMNAQLAASRLLYGMGRDKVIPSFFGKVHPKYQTPWLASFFIGGIALVLTFLGVEKLTTLVNFGALTSFMVLNFAVFWYFWVREGKRGAYAVLRYIICPFCGIAILFFIFTGFETFTMTVGFIWLAIGIIVGAVKSKGYKEVPEAFKNLEF